One segment of Drosophila mauritiana strain mau12 chromosome 3R, ASM438214v1, whole genome shotgun sequence DNA contains the following:
- the LOC117143298 gene encoding GILT-like protein 3, with translation MNKIFGLLFALCPLLAWPTPGNGQSPDESRLLVAIHYEALCPDSMSFIRRRLYDALQDNDWWSVTDLKLYPFGKAGFYNNTSTGERQVFCQHGVDECELNALHACIIETLGIRKAFNMIYCMLRSYSNELDSCSRSMGADVSKARECKASRTTPDILAPYGKETLKLGISFVPTIVIENDFDPYDQRSNRNNFERHFCRQYLKKFNIKLPTCSAIL, from the exons atgaataaaatatttgggCTACTGTTTGCTCTGTGTCCGCTGCTCGCTTGGCCCACGCCCGGAAATGGCCAGTCGCCGGATGAGTCCCGCCTCCTGGTGGCCATCCACTACGAGGCCCTGTGCCCGGACAGCATGAGCTTCATCCGGCGCCGTTTGTACGATGCTCTGCAGGACAACGACTGGTGGTCGGTCACCGATCTGAAGCTATATCCATTTGGCAAGGCGGGA TTCTATAACAACACATCCACTGGGGAGAGACAAGTATTTTGTCAGCACGGCGTGGATGAGTGCGAACTGAATGCGCTCCATGCCTGCATTATTGAGACCCTGGGCATCCGGAAGGCCTTCAATATGATCTACTGCATGCTGCGCTCCTACTCGAACGAGCTGGACTCGTGCTCGAGGAGCATGGGTGCGGACGTCAGCAAGGCCAGGGAGTGCAAGGCATCGCGAACCACACCAGATATACTAGCGCCCTACGGCAAGGAAACCCTTAAGCTGGGCATCTCCTTTGTGCCCACCATTGTGATCGAGAAT GACTTTGATCCTTACGATCAGAGAAGCAATCGCAACAACTTCGAAAGACACTTCTGTCGGCAGTATCTGAAGAAGTTCAACATCAAACTGCCCACTTGCTCCGCAATTTTGTAA
- the LOC117145830 gene encoding GILT-like protein 2: MRGAAVFVCLLLGWVGVATPRRLRGPQADRLAITLYYEALCPYCMEFVTTQLNPSMVRQDRLPFTDLTLVPYGNAMTNDDGNVECQHGVMECELNAWHACILEHHDIAQSLKLIACMMRGKKNRLDKCADHYQIDVGDVKNCKRTRQVNDILRKYGKETAKVSFQGVPAVALDNVYNADLSANLTDHFDAIFCAKYKEKFNKQLNNCQ, encoded by the exons ATGAGGGGGGCGGCTGTCTTTGTGTGTCTGCTGCTGGGatgggtgggcgtggccacgcCAAGG CGTTTGCGAGGTCCGCAAGCTGACCGACTGGCGATCACCCTGTACTACGAAGCATTGTGTCCCTACTGCATGGAGTTCGTGACCACGCAGCTCAATCCCTCGATGGTACGCCAGGATCGACTTCCGTTCACTGATCTTACGCTGGTTCCTTATGGAAATGCCATG ACGAACGATGACGGAAATGTGGAGTGCCAGCACGGAGTGATGGAGTGCGAATTGAATGCGTGGCATGCCTGCATACTGGAGCACCATGACATTGCCCAATCCCTCAAGCTGATCGCCTGCATGATGAGGGGCAAGAAGAACAGGCTGGATAAGTGCGCTGACCACTATCAAATCGACGTGGGCGATGTCAAAAACTGCAAAAGAACGCGACAGGTGAACGACATTCTGAGGAAGTACGGCAAGGAAACGGCCAAGGTCTCATTTCAGGGAGTGCCAGCCGTAGCTCTGGATAAC gtTTACAACGCGGATCTATCAGCCAACTTAACTGATCATTTTGATGCCATTTTTTGCGCCAAGTATAAGGAAAAGTTCAATAAGCAGCTAAATAATTGTCAATAA